A single genomic interval of Mycobacteriales bacterium harbors:
- a CDS encoding glycosyltransferase has protein sequence MYDVTAPDQDNLIRLDPSEAPYFGAPGRVGFHLIDTTMMYAPRSGGVKRYLGAKQAWLAKRRPDIRHTLVTPGATTGLAEPGVVTVAAARLPFGDGYRMPASTAKWETVLRMLAPDIIEAGDIFVPGHAALDAGEALGVPVVGFCHTDAAALAALHFGEWAQAPAMKRWADIYHRFDRVVAPSRHMALRLAEAGVEKVSVQMLGVDTELFHPRRADPGGLRKRLGLPWDARILVFAGRPAREKNIESIVCAVERLGEPYHLVLVGAGKDVRISPRVISLDYESDPVALASLIASCDACVHANENEPFGLVILEALAAGLPVVGPSRGGVSELIDNEVGQLAYDVDPGGLADAIEALFARDLGALSAAARARAELRHSWERTFEGLTRLYGELVMNSAAPQTLAWRA, from the coding sequence TTGTACGACGTCACCGCTCCAGACCAGGACAACCTGATCCGCCTGGACCCTTCCGAGGCGCCCTATTTCGGCGCTCCTGGCCGGGTGGGCTTCCACCTAATTGACACCACCATGATGTACGCGCCGCGCTCCGGCGGGGTGAAGCGGTACCTGGGCGCCAAGCAGGCATGGCTGGCCAAACGCCGTCCCGACATTCGCCACACCCTGGTGACGCCGGGCGCAACGACCGGACTGGCCGAACCCGGCGTGGTCACGGTCGCCGCCGCGCGCCTGCCCTTCGGCGACGGCTATCGCATGCCGGCCAGCACGGCGAAGTGGGAGACGGTGCTGCGGATGCTGGCGCCCGATATCATCGAAGCCGGCGACATCTTCGTGCCCGGTCATGCGGCCCTCGACGCTGGCGAGGCGCTGGGCGTCCCGGTCGTGGGCTTCTGCCACACAGACGCCGCGGCGCTCGCCGCCCTGCACTTCGGTGAATGGGCGCAGGCTCCGGCGATGAAGCGCTGGGCCGACATCTATCATCGCTTCGACCGCGTGGTGGCGCCCAGCCGCCACATGGCCCTGCGTCTGGCCGAGGCCGGCGTGGAAAAGGTGAGCGTCCAGATGCTTGGCGTGGACACCGAGCTCTTCCACCCTCGGAGAGCCGATCCCGGCGGCCTGCGCAAACGCCTGGGCCTGCCCTGGGACGCCCGCATCCTGGTCTTCGCCGGCCGCCCCGCGCGGGAGAAGAACATCGAGTCCATCGTCTGCGCCGTCGAGCGCCTGGGCGAGCCCTACCACTTGGTCCTCGTGGGCGCGGGCAAGGATGTGCGCATCTCGCCCCGGGTCATCAGCCTGGACTACGAGTCCGACCCGGTCGCTCTGGCCAGCCTGATCGCCAGTTGCGACGCCTGCGTCCACGCCAACGAGAACGAGCCCTTCGGCCTGGTGATCCTGGAGGCCTTGGCCGCCGGCCTGCCGGTGGTGGGCCCCTCGCGCGGGGGCGTCTCCGAGTTGATCGACAACGAGGTCGGCCAGCTCGCCTACGACGTCGATCCAGGCGGCCTCGCCGACGCCATCGAAGCTCTGTTCGCCCGCGACCTGGGCGCGCTGTCGGCCGCCGCCCGCGCCCGCGCAGAGCTGCGCCATAGTTGGGAGCGGACCTTCGAAGGCCTTACCCGGCTCTATGGCGAGCTGGTGATGAACTCCGCGGCGCCGCAAACCCTCGCCTGGCGCGCCTAA
- a CDS encoding acyl-CoA dehydrogenase family protein: protein MNFDFSDDQKFLKAEARKFLEANCPTSRARGVLEDSAAGYDAALWRSVAAQGWLGAAIPEEFGGLGLGHLELCVIAEELGRAVAPIPFASTVYFLAEAVMLAGSQEQKADLLPRIAAGEIIGAIATSEGPGATTAATLQSTVTEGKLTGVKIPVTDGGIADVALVLAKEGGKPGLFLVELTGEGVTREAVKTLDPTRDAAKLTFKDAPARRLGAGGAGLELVEQIFDRAAVLIAFEQCGGSDRCLEMAKEYALERYAFGRVIASYQAIKHKLADMYVKNELARSNAYYGAWALNTNAPELPVAASAARIAASEAYWFASKENIQTHGGIGFTWEMDCHLFYRRSRQLSLVAGAPRVWKERLVSHLERRNAAAA, encoded by the coding sequence ATGAATTTCGATTTTTCGGACGACCAAAAATTCCTGAAGGCCGAGGCGCGCAAGTTCCTGGAGGCCAACTGCCCCACCAGCCGCGCCCGGGGCGTCCTGGAAGACAGCGCCGCAGGCTATGACGCGGCCCTCTGGAGATCGGTGGCCGCCCAGGGCTGGCTGGGGGCGGCGATCCCCGAGGAATTCGGCGGCCTGGGTCTTGGTCACCTGGAACTCTGCGTAATCGCCGAGGAGCTGGGACGTGCGGTCGCGCCGATCCCGTTCGCCTCCACCGTCTACTTCCTGGCCGAGGCCGTGATGTTGGCCGGCAGCCAGGAGCAGAAGGCCGACCTGCTGCCCAGGATCGCCGCCGGCGAGATCATCGGGGCCATCGCGACCTCGGAAGGCCCCGGCGCGACGACGGCGGCCACGCTGCAGTCGACCGTCACTGAGGGCAAGCTCACCGGGGTGAAGATCCCGGTCACCGATGGCGGCATCGCCGACGTGGCGCTCGTCCTGGCGAAGGAGGGCGGCAAGCCGGGCCTGTTCCTGGTGGAGCTGACCGGCGAGGGTGTCACCCGCGAGGCGGTGAAGACGCTCGATCCCACCCGCGACGCCGCCAAGCTGACCTTCAAGGACGCCCCGGCTCGCCGCTTGGGCGCCGGGGGCGCCGGCTTGGAGCTAGTGGAGCAGATCTTCGACCGGGCTGCGGTCCTCATCGCCTTCGAGCAATGCGGCGGATCGGACCGCTGTCTGGAGATGGCCAAGGAATATGCGCTCGAGCGCTACGCCTTCGGTCGGGTCATCGCCTCGTACCAGGCCATCAAGCACAAGCTGGCCGACATGTACGTCAAGAACGAGCTGGCGCGATCCAACGCTTACTACGGGGCCTGGGCGCTCAACACCAATGCGCCCGAGCTGCCGGTGGCGGCCAGCGCCGCCCGCATCGCAGCGTCAGAAGCCTATTGGTTCGCCTCGAAGGAAAATATCCAGACCCACGGCGGCATCGGCTTCACCTGGGAGATGGACTGTCACCTGTTCTACCGCCGTTCGCGTCAGCTCAGCCTGGTGGCCGGCGCGCCCCGGGTCTGGAAAGAACGCCTCGTCAGCCATCTCGAACGCCGCAACGCGGCGGCCGCCTAA
- a CDS encoding acyl-CoA dehydrogenase family protein: MDFNDSPDEAAYRQQVRDWLDANAPKARIAGDPEGGDGLAASKAWQAKKAEAGYACITWPKEWGGQGGTPVQNVIFSQEEARYPIPGNPFQIGLGMCVPTVMTFADEETKKRFVGPALRGEEIWSQLFSEPSGGSDVAASRTKAERAPDGSGDWIISGQKVWTTGAQFSDFGIVITRTSPDKPKHKGLTMFWIDMKDPGVEVKPIHQMSGGSGFNEVFFTDVRVKDSQRLGAVDEGWKVSLVTLMNERLAVGGQTGAGWRQFMEAARNTPGLDGGSALQDGALREKLADWYVQAEGLKHTRNRTMTALSRGQTPGPESSIGKIISAVQMQELGNTAIEMLDQYGIIDDPELASLNGAFHFSLMFGPGLRIAGGTDEILRNIIAERVLGLPGDIRVDKDVPFKDMPTGR; encoded by the coding sequence ATGGATTTCAACGACAGCCCCGACGAAGCCGCCTATCGCCAGCAGGTCCGCGACTGGCTCGACGCCAACGCCCCCAAGGCCCGCATCGCCGGTGACCCCGAGGGTGGCGACGGCCTTGCCGCCTCTAAGGCCTGGCAGGCCAAGAAGGCCGAAGCCGGCTACGCTTGCATCACCTGGCCCAAGGAGTGGGGCGGGCAGGGCGGAACCCCGGTGCAGAACGTCATCTTCAGCCAGGAGGAGGCCAGATACCCGATCCCAGGCAATCCGTTCCAGATCGGCCTGGGGATGTGCGTCCCCACGGTGATGACTTTCGCCGACGAGGAGACCAAGAAGCGCTTTGTCGGCCCCGCCCTGCGTGGCGAGGAGATCTGGAGCCAGCTGTTCTCGGAACCCTCCGGCGGCTCGGACGTCGCCGCCTCGCGGACCAAGGCTGAACGCGCCCCGGACGGCTCAGGAGACTGGATCATCTCGGGCCAGAAGGTGTGGACGACCGGCGCCCAGTTCTCGGACTTCGGGATCGTCATCACCCGAACCAGCCCGGACAAGCCCAAGCACAAGGGGCTGACCATGTTCTGGATCGACATGAAGGACCCCGGCGTCGAGGTGAAGCCCATCCACCAGATGTCGGGTGGGTCGGGATTCAACGAGGTGTTCTTCACCGACGTCCGGGTCAAGGACAGCCAACGGCTGGGGGCTGTCGACGAGGGCTGGAAGGTCAGCCTGGTGACCCTGATGAACGAGCGGCTGGCGGTGGGCGGTCAGACCGGAGCCGGGTGGCGACAATTCATGGAGGCGGCGCGCAATACGCCCGGCCTTGATGGCGGCTCGGCCCTGCAGGACGGGGCGCTGCGGGAGAAGCTGGCGGACTGGTACGTCCAGGCCGAGGGCCTGAAACACACCCGCAACCGAACGATGACGGCGCTGTCGCGGGGGCAGACGCCGGGGCCGGAGAGTTCGATCGGCAAGATCATCTCGGCGGTTCAGATGCAGGAACTCGGCAATACAGCCATCGAGATGCTGGATCAGTACGGCATCATTGACGATCCGGAACTGGCCTCCTTGAACGGCGCCTTCCACTTCTCGCTGATGTTCGGGCCGGGCCTTCGCATCGCCGGCGGCACCGACGAAATCCTGCGCAACATCATCGCCGAGCGGGTGCTGGGCCTGCCGGGTGACATCCGGGTCGACAAGGACGTGCCCTTCAAGGACATGCCCACCGGCCGTTAG